The Oreochromis aureus strain Israel breed Guangdong linkage group 16, ZZ_aureus, whole genome shotgun sequence genome includes the window ACACGTCATTCTCTTCATTTCTGGTCAATTTTGTACCTTTTCAATTATTTGTGGGTCAATCTTTGGTTTCAACATAATGTAACATGTAACAGCGTGCACTGTTCACCCCACCTGCCTCCACCTGGAATTTTACACCTGTGTTTGAGTCCAAATTGATGGTGAGGAAGAAGGACATCAATGAGTCTAGAGATCAGATTACACTTTAGTTTTTAGCTcttagttattatttttttatgttgtccAAACCTTCCTGGAACATGAGTATCTAATATTTTACTTTAGCTGGTTTTGCTGaggaataaaacagaaatgttaatcggtttttgttttgcagaaGAGAGAAGTATGCGGACCTGCCACATGCAGGGTCTTCTGACAGATATTCTCCTTTGAGTcatctgaaataaaaacaacttcaATGAAGGTCCGATCGTGGTCCAGCATCAGGTTTTTAATCAGGAGAGAGAAATTTCCATCCTCTAACTGAGAAAAGAAGATTGCAGTCCTGTTCTGAAAGGATGAGCTTTGATAAAGAAACTCTTCTTCTCCCTTCACATAGACGTGGGCCACTGTGGGATTACTGCTGCCGTCCATCCCCTGCCAGTAGATGTAAGTTTGCTCACGGACAAACTTCTTAGTAAGTTTGTGCATGCACGGCCAAAGGAGCGTCTCTCCAATGCTTCCATTGACGGTTTGGCACGAGGCTGGCAGCAGCAGAGGTGCAAGGAGAACTGTGACGAAAGACAAAAAGATTCATTCAATCCAAACGAGCAAATTCAGCACATTCATCAAAAACAGGCACAGGTCAAAGTTCACCTGACCCCATGAGGCTAAAGCAGAGTCGCAAAGGCCTTTAATGCTCACTGCTAACATGATGGAAACTAACTTTGTACATTTAAGCTTTTCCAGTCTTTTCCTGTTAATTGAAATGTCGCCCAGACCAtaagtgactgaaagaatgagagaatagtttaaaatgttCACTGACGTGCACAGTCTGCTGCCTTACCTGCTGAGCAGCAGACTGTCAGTCTGAAGTTTGTTTACTGGTATTGCTTGTTGTCCAATTTTGCACCAACCAGGGAATTGTGGGGCGGGGTGTGAAGTTGACCTCGTAGAGAGCAACCAAACGAGATGTGGAGAGAAACCCAACAGATGTACAGCAAACGAGCAGGGTGAGAACTGTAAGAATACTGAAGATGGTATGTACCAGCTCACTTCCGGTgactacttggcggggcctggtgcctgttgCTCAGTCAgccctcttccggggcaaagggggcccttGGGCCTCCGGTCTCTGGGCCTGtggctcggttcactctggcacagatGGCTGCCGgtagagccggcgggcacgccagtgcagccccctctggcttctgctccgtgactactgggtgacccctcatctggggctctcctcagctcttcccaggagggtggcacagatgcccctccggtggtcctccttgggctctcgcactctggggcctctggatgtctggagcctggatctcctccatgcccgcttcatgccctgggggacggggctatggccctctacaccctctagcagaccgttacatggggaaaccttttgagtacaagcgcgctgatccacacaggtgtgcacacgggtgttcactgttcatagacataaactacacctttattGGCTGCTATTTCCAAGCACAATGTGCGCTGTCGTCCCTGCTTGctacacaacaacattcaatatttagtatttactgctgtttacacttagctagattaacgtgatggtgttgtgtttagtatgttgctctgttttgggggttttttgcttgttttctcttctttttctctcaacaggtgatccaggagatttttttttctctttttaagtgccctttctcactgtccctcttcccttctgtttttcttttccttcatctttctttctccctttcctatccctcagtcatgtctgtcccgtctgtaacaactgaaaataaaataaaataaaataaatgataacAACAAAtgttgatcaaatggaccaatacggcaaggccatgatgatccatttggcaaaataaatccatttggtatccttgttggtcttcagacaacaattctgacggctaaagaaccaaatgggacagacaaaaaaaaaaaaaagaatactgaAGAATACGTTCCTGTTGGTGAATTCAGAGTTCGGTTTGAAGGTGATAAATACTTTGagattaattatttaaaatgtatttgtttcaaactgtttctgtcagaGTCAGTGTATTATTGTATTACTAATAACAGCATGTTAGTGGCTAGCAGTGTTAGCACAGGTAGCACCTGTAGCTGTGTGTTACTATGGTAACGTGTGCTGATGTTGTAAgtcatgaaaagctgaaatgagTTTAAAAGCGTCATTGAGTGAATGGACTGAGTGTGCTCGCTGGAGTACAGGACCAGGAGGTTATCCCTGGGAGTTTTTTTCCTGGGTGGAGCACAGACCAGCCCAGATGTTGACTTCCTCTGTGGGAGTTTGGTCGCTGTCGCTGTAGCCTCTCATCCTTTGCTGCTTTGTGGTTGTAGTACAACAGTGTGAGAGTATTCTGCTGTCTGAGATTCTGAGATTTTTTGGTGTTTGAGTGTTGttgtgtgtgagtttgtatTTCACGTCAGGTGTTTGTGAATAGTCTGACTCACTGTTTCAGTGAGGCGTAACCACAAATTTATATTTCAGTACTACAGGTTGGTACAACAAGCCACCAAATTAAAGGGCCCCGCCCAAAGTACTACAACACTTTAATGCTGTCTGTATGCTATCTACACTGAATTATAGATAACGAACTATAACAcaaaatgttaatttaaaaaaggccATTTTAAACAATGATGACTTATATTCTTTCTCTTCAAAGCTCTTTGCAACTGTTAtttggaaaataataataactttaaaaggtttattaaaatacactGGCACAAACCAAAATGAGAGAAGCGATGATCACACTTACAGAGAAAGATCAGGAGCAGAAACTCCATCGCCCTCCGCAGGGAGAACAAAAAGCTTTGGTGAGACTCGATCGATGTCTGCAGCATGATCAGTCCATCAGTGGATACTCGGGCACCGCATCCTGATAAAGCACCATTTAGCTGTAAGTCACTCCAACTACAAGCTCCAGTAATGTTCTCATAAACAGTGATAGCAGCTCTGATAGCAGGTAGCAGACTGTGGTGccgtttcctctttcagacgtCACTCTGACTCTCGCTGTGGCTTCTGGTCACATGTTATCGATGGTTATGTTCACGTTACCGTTTGAGTGCAGTTTGCTTCGACTCACAGATTTCTTTTTCCCATCACAGGTCGTCCGTGTGACACTTGGCAGCTACAGGATGCGAATAAATCATTTTATCTTGGATGAAACTCTTGGTGAAACTTTTTCTTCCAGAGGAGTGAAAACCAAAGAGCAGAAGTCTGAGTGCCACATGTTTCGACAGATAGCCGTCAGACCTCCTTCTTTGTTGCCACTATCTGATCAGACAGGAAATGAACCTGAAACTGTGGATATTTGTtctggaacacagaaaaaaagcaaaaaaaaaaaaacaggaatgtGGTTTGTGACTGTGTGAAAGTTCAAATGTGAACTGAAACATATCTGACGAATTCAAGAAGCCGAAGAGCACAAAGACTTGATCTGATGGTACAACTGTGGCATAGCTGGTTTAAACTCTCAGACTCTGAATGGTCAGCTTAGTTTCAGTCATAAGTACAAATAATTGTGTTAAAAATACTCTGGTAAAAATATAGATTTAAATTCTTTaagtaaaagtttaaaagtaCATGCTATGAAATGTACTCAGAGTAAGAAAGTAACTTGTAGCTCTTTGAAGGATGTTTCTACCAGCTATTTTTTTGCAGAGCTAACTGAACTTTGTGCTAtattaatataatttaaaaaaaaaggtacttCATGGGAatgtgtgttattgtagggtctattagggctgggccatattataccgttcacggtaatatcGGTATAATTttaggcaacgataagaaaataaaatgtcgcgatagaatatgggtaaaacgtgcatgcgcagtgcctttgttttcatacgcacatggccgaaaaagcatggcggcaacggagaatgagaaTGGGGAAAGCGgattgttgagtgaaacggatgaaccagaattgctttgtaaaaatggtgcgacttcagtgatgtggaactggtttggtgtttgtcctTCAGATACCcaccaaagcacattttttttgtagaacatgcaagcaGGCGTCTAAGGTGCTGTAAATCTGGGAGTAATCcaggtcctaaactccgtcctcttcaggtcccaaagtcaaacgaacactgcggcatcactgagagttacaaactgtctaaattctttcatctttattaaaatgatcagcgttgctgctttaccaggtgtaacaattaagtttaacatccaggcatccatgaaaacaggatttattacatttagCGGAGtaagaagttagcaggaagttagcttgctagcttccacctaaacatgatatagcatgttctgactgagggatttctgaaacattcaaacgtacagctctgctatcacttccaacataaatgaagacagaaaactaaacagcagtgacgtttgtagggttactgaagttgggctagctgctatataatgatgtgctacgtgatcgctagcgacacagctatgttagcataatataaacaggagctgtgtcccaaaacgtcggctgcatcctccggaggtcgcatttgaaggccgattacgtcacagccaggcggcGAAGGCTGTCCCATTTcatcgactccttcaaatgcggccaacaaatgcgtccttcatttccccgaatttgaagggtGGGtcaggtgtgtccttcgtggcccaccatatcccagaattcatagtgcggcccagccaaatttcagctgccaacaatggcagccgctactaagttttaaaattagtcttattaatctttctgggtcacaaaataaacttttaacatattttcaggcgagaaagtagctgtgtaaacttcaaatatctgcttggtttatcaagacatcacatatttgcaaaagtgtgccgacgttttcggagacgtctgttacccacccgctcgatagcaagccggggggTTCAGTGGTCActcgagccggcgagagcagcggaatcgcggcttcatcgttttcagacccccgctctttcgctactcaggttaaacatgagtagtcactcggataacttcaaaatgtaattgtttggcttttttctgtgttttatttgttccggagtaaatcggtttggctgagatcaaagttattagattaaataaaactttattaatccatcgggtgggttcctccgggattttcacacagctgaataaatgtcaaacagaaaactgattaaacagaagtgtgagacggtcgagaatttacgccagtgtcctgttatattttagatagcaaggagcagacggccgagtttattaaactccaccgacacagcggtgacgcaaatctgaaggctagaccgtcccatttcacagatCTTCTCGGTCTTCAGAGGACCCGGCCTttgcggtctacgtgggccgggtccttcgaagaccgagaaggatgcagccgacgttttgggacacagctacagtaaagctggaggatgaacgctaacttttttccactcgataaaagttaacgtgagggttcccgatggttagggacaaatgcaatcgcatggcaggatgctgtaaacggaccaaacttcagtcaggagaacaactgagataatccatccacaatacgaggttagtcattaatatactgcaacaacatgggaatagagcagctgtgatagaatacagcattaatgaatcaatggtacagaagtggaggaagcaagaagaatgagatgaataaagtttgatttatctgactgctttgttttgcttaatatgccttataatcccgtgcaccttatggtccaaaaaatacatatttgacttttttatttggcacactgcagtttaatgttgcaaagcacctctttttaactttagtggatattatacatggttatgctcaggatatgtcattTGGTTAAATTTTCAGCAAGggatttgcatttgcactgttaaatttttatatagctttaatgcacattaaaaacagctgcttctttaagtgaaaatacatggATGGacttttttgggtttttttggagttgtactttgtattttgtcttttgtctcgcatcaattatatcgtcagttatatcattatcgcaaattttcaaatatatatcgtgataaatatttttggccatatcgccctgctctagtgTCTACCTCAAGGTGAGAGATGGAAGAGatggaagacaggataaaaacatgctgtggaagagagaccgAGATTAATAAGAAGTGTGATttagtgcagagaggtctgttaacacatagtgagtgaagatgTGTGGCAGCATCCAGTACCAGTGAGCTTGCATTGAAACAGCAGGTCAGACAAGGAGTTATCACAGTCAGTGCTAATGACCCCAAGTTTGCAGTTGAAATGAGATAGAAGAGTTCCATACAGGTCAGATGGCGAGAAAGAGAACACCTACAGTTGGTAAAGGAACAACGTCACCTG containing:
- the LOC120433479 gene encoding CD276 antigen homolog isoform X2 produces the protein MLQTSIESHQSFLFSLRRAMEFLLLIFLFLLAPLLLPASCQTVNGSIGETLLWPCMHKLTKKFVREQTYIYWQGMDGSSNPTVAHVYVKGEEEFLYQSSSFQNRTAIFFSQLEDGNFSLLIKNLMLDHDRTFIEVVFISDDSKENICQKTLHVAAVFQEPNIELSQASATCSTAGGYPEPEVMWLSTDNQGNEAILEPLEVKIDNNTRNGTFSVFSKANISGLKTVTCRICNPTSGECQTTTKDVSPAGTLFTGGIAVIVIVAFIVGIISIALCVICQ
- the LOC120433479 gene encoding CD276 antigen homolog isoform X1 — translated: MLQTSIESHQSFLFSLRRAMEFLLLIFLFLLAPLLLPASCQTVNGSIGETLLWPCMHKLTKKFVREQTYIYWQGMDGSSNPTVAHVYVKGEEEFLYQSSSFQNRTAIFFSQLEDGNFSLLIKNLMLDHDRTFIEVVFISDDSKENICQKTLHVAAVFQEPNIELSQASATCSTAGGYPEPEVMWLSTDNQGNEAILEPLEVKIDNNTRNGTFSVFSKANISGLKTVTCRICNPTSGECQTTTKDVSPAGTLFTGGIAVIVIVAFIVGIISIALCVICQCVYGCVRVCEGAVVAGTIRPGGCGPAS